The proteins below are encoded in one region of Paenibacillus sp. YYML68:
- a CDS encoding YheC/YheD family protein — protein MSSTTCTVHITKRQERAVYASGDLARALKLSKTRSVTVKAGSKSVTLPLKLLKKSGNHLYITASLYTQLKLPRTGTIMVVNNSGKEMKLGPLIGILTNVVRSSTAPFGSRTDFIRQFMRVGADRAFYFAFSPSDVNWSQGTVNAIIPRSEGGWVRKTVPLPDVVYNRLPSRKAEKLSSMNAFKQRFIRRGIPLFNWSFFDKWDVYNLLQGTDAFRFVPDSRINPSGEELKEMLEKHKFIYLKPTAGSLGIGIYRLTYNPKRGYYARFRRSGRNVLLRFGKYDGLIKLLHRHNGSLRGYVAQQGIRLIEIDGCPLDFRFHMTKNSANQWVVAAIGAKKAGKGSVTTHVRTGGMLMTPEQALRQVYGSRADAVLSNAKDSAIKLAQDIERNYKHTLGELGFDIGIDKNERIWMFEANSKPGRSIFKHPALKEQGRASLQYIYDYCLYLSRFKARRDG, from the coding sequence ATGAGCTCGACCACTTGTACAGTTCATATTACAAAAAGACAGGAACGCGCGGTCTATGCCAGTGGTGACTTAGCTAGAGCGCTGAAATTGTCCAAAACGCGCAGCGTTACCGTAAAGGCTGGCAGCAAGAGCGTAACGCTGCCACTCAAGCTGCTGAAAAAAAGCGGGAACCATCTGTATATAACCGCCTCCCTCTATACGCAGCTCAAGCTCCCCCGCACCGGAACGATCATGGTTGTCAATAACAGCGGTAAAGAAATGAAGCTCGGACCGTTGATCGGCATCTTGACCAACGTCGTCCGCAGCAGCACAGCACCGTTCGGCTCTCGGACTGACTTCATCCGTCAATTCATGCGGGTCGGCGCAGATCGCGCGTTCTACTTCGCCTTCTCCCCGAGCGATGTGAACTGGTCGCAGGGCACCGTGAACGCGATCATTCCTCGCAGCGAAGGCGGCTGGGTGCGCAAGACGGTTCCGCTGCCAGATGTCGTGTACAACCGGCTTCCGAGCCGCAAGGCGGAGAAGCTAAGCTCCATGAATGCGTTCAAGCAGCGCTTCATCCGACGGGGAATTCCGCTGTTCAACTGGAGCTTCTTCGATAAATGGGACGTCTACAACTTGCTCCAGGGCACCGATGCGTTCCGCTTTGTACCGGACTCGCGCATTAATCCTTCGGGTGAGGAATTGAAGGAGATGCTGGAGAAGCACAAGTTCATCTACTTGAAGCCGACAGCGGGCAGTCTCGGCATCGGCATCTACCGACTGACGTATAACCCGAAGCGCGGCTACTACGCTCGCTTCCGTCGCAGCGGCCGCAACGTACTGCTGCGCTTCGGTAAGTACGATGGGCTCATTAAGCTGCTGCACCGTCATAACGGCAGCCTGCGCGGCTATGTCGCCCAGCAGGGCATCCGTCTAATCGAGATTGACGGCTGTCCGCTCGACTTCCGCTTCCATATGACGAAGAACAGCGCCAACCAATGGGTCGTCGCTGCGATCGGCGCGAAGAAGGCGGGTAAAGGCAGTGTTACGACGCACGTTCGCACAGGCGGCATGCTGATGACGCCGGAGCAAGCACTGCGCCAAGTGTACGGCTCGCGGGCGGATGCCGTGCTGTCTAACGCCAAAGATTCGGCCATCAAGCTGGCGCAAGACATCGAACGCAACTACAAGCATACGCTCGGCGAGCTCGGCTTCGACATCGGCATCGACAAGAACGAGCGCATCTGGATGTTCGAGGCGAACTCCAAGCCAGGACGCTCGATCTTCAAGCACCCGGCTCTTAAGGAGCAGGGACGCGCTTCCCTGCAATATATATACGACTACTGCCTCTACCTGAGCCGCTTCAAGGCAAGGAGGGATGGTTAG
- a CDS encoding YheC/YheD family protein — protein MAIFNKSARKPKTVGILTTRTRTRTEVRTDQEAPFENRSFYQRLTMLGHKLGLTVYVFTPCSVDWEQERVQGYRYDLALRCWERCSFELPPVIYDRCFFSSKPQQAVYREALRRLRDIPSVRLLSNGLKDKWTVQQMLAASGQFNRHLPPTELLRSMRTLGVWLAAHGEAVLKPLGGSQGRGVLLVRRGEAGAAHAYTVRGRDARNRDVSRGFADAAALGLWLRRFIGRRRYLVQRYLALHTSEGRAYDVRALMQKDGSGRWQLTGLAVRCGQGGSLTANLHGGGSAEAAEPFLARQFGRARAAQLLEELQQLSEAVPPVLEADHGRLAELGIDYGIDTAGCIWLLEVNSKPGRSIFTYIQHQEAQTAAAANPLRYADYMLRHEASIIR, from the coding sequence ATGGCAATCTTCAACAAGTCGGCTCGTAAGCCGAAGACGGTCGGCATCCTGACGACAAGGACGAGGACGAGAACGGAGGTACGGACTGATCAGGAGGCGCCGTTCGAGAATCGCAGCTTCTACCAGCGGTTAACGATGCTCGGCCACAAGCTCGGCCTGACCGTGTACGTGTTCACGCCTTGCTCCGTCGACTGGGAGCAGGAGCGCGTGCAGGGCTACCGATACGACCTCGCTCTGCGATGCTGGGAGCGCTGCTCCTTCGAGCTGCCTCCGGTGATCTATGATCGGTGCTTCTTCTCGAGCAAGCCGCAGCAAGCCGTATACCGCGAGGCGCTCCGTCGGCTGCGCGACATTCCTTCGGTCCGTCTGCTCAGTAACGGACTGAAGGATAAATGGACGGTGCAGCAGATGCTCGCTGCAAGCGGCCAGTTCAACCGCCACCTGCCGCCGACCGAGCTGCTGCGCAGCATGCGCACGCTCGGCGTCTGGCTGGCGGCGCACGGCGAAGCCGTGCTGAAGCCGCTCGGCGGCTCGCAGGGCCGCGGCGTGCTGCTCGTGCGCCGCGGCGAAGCGGGCGCGGCGCATGCCTATACGGTGCGCGGCCGGGACGCGCGCAACCGCGATGTGTCGCGCGGCTTCGCGGACGCCGCCGCGCTCGGGCTATGGCTGCGGCGCTTCATCGGCCGCCGCCGCTATCTGGTGCAGCGCTATCTGGCGCTGCACACGAGCGAGGGCCGCGCGTACGACGTGCGCGCGCTCATGCAGAAGGACGGCTCCGGCCGCTGGCAGCTGACCGGCCTCGCCGTCCGATGCGGTCAGGGGGGCAGCCTGACCGCGAACCTGCACGGCGGCGGCTCCGCGGAGGCCGCCGAGCCCTTCCTCGCCCGCCAGTTCGGGCGGGCGCGAGCTGCCCAGCTGCTGGAGGAGCTGCAGCAGCTCTCAGAGGCGGTGCCGCCCGTTCTCGAAGCCGATCACGGGCGTCTCGCCGAGCTCGGTATCGATTATGGGATCGATACCGCCGGGTGTATCTGGTTGCTTGAAGTGAATTCCAAGCCGGGCCGCTCCATCTTTACTTATATCCAGCATCAAGAGGCGCAAACAGCCGCCGCAGCGAACCCGCTGCGCTATGCGGATTACATGCTGCGGCACGAAGCGTCCATCATTCGATAA
- a CDS encoding YheC/YheD family protein, producing MKKRTKVKIAIQASMMGDSTLLMLSDALVRKWKIPQRETIQLRLGSARHDVKVVAVQASGTLRMSPTLAAKLGLTQGMQLCVRYKASSKSLHLGPLIGVMMSRVHATATDKPFGANTGFCRELSDACKLYGAAVFFCTPDDLDGQGDTVRGWHYAGGWHKTAFPLPHVLYNRLTSRKLENRPSVQQFISHVRSKQGTVLFNEKYLNKTEVFDALQKESGIRLYLPESHLLKSFEQMKSMCSKYNTVFLKPITGSLGKGIIRIRKLSGGGYSCSFTGVNGSRKQSYPTMSALYAALSRKVKSQRYQIQQGLPLVSVGGRPVDFRALVQRGDGGQWTVTSIVARIAGQDHFVSNLARGGSLTTVKDALKRARSISPSSGLLKLRRAALQIAKGVEKQIDGHFAELGVDLALDSGGRVWLIEVNSKPSKEDNTPLSAERKIRPSVKTIVQYSRYAAKF from the coding sequence ATGAAGAAGAGAACAAAAGTGAAAATCGCGATACAAGCGTCCATGATGGGCGACAGCACACTGCTCATGCTCAGTGATGCCTTGGTCCGCAAATGGAAAATTCCGCAGCGAGAGACGATCCAGTTACGCCTTGGCTCGGCTCGGCACGACGTGAAGGTCGTGGCGGTTCAAGCGAGCGGCACGCTGCGCATGAGCCCGACGCTCGCCGCCAAGCTCGGTCTGACCCAAGGGATGCAGCTATGTGTGCGGTATAAGGCGAGCAGCAAGTCGCTCCATCTGGGGCCGCTCATAGGCGTCATGATGAGCCGTGTACATGCAACTGCAACCGACAAGCCGTTCGGAGCGAACACCGGCTTCTGCCGGGAGCTCAGCGATGCGTGCAAGCTGTACGGCGCAGCGGTCTTCTTCTGCACCCCTGACGATCTGGACGGCCAGGGCGACACTGTTCGCGGCTGGCATTATGCCGGAGGGTGGCACAAGACTGCCTTCCCGTTGCCGCATGTGCTGTACAACCGACTGACGAGCCGCAAGCTGGAGAACCGCCCGAGCGTGCAGCAGTTCATCTCGCATGTAAGGTCGAAGCAAGGCACAGTGCTGTTCAATGAGAAATATTTGAACAAAACCGAGGTGTTCGACGCCCTGCAGAAGGAGTCCGGCATTCGCCTCTACTTGCCAGAGTCGCATCTACTGAAATCGTTCGAGCAGATGAAGTCGATGTGCAGCAAGTACAACACCGTCTTTCTGAAGCCGATCACTGGCAGTCTCGGCAAGGGCATAATCCGTATCCGTAAGCTGTCAGGCGGCGGCTACAGCTGCTCCTTCACTGGAGTGAACGGGTCGCGCAAGCAGTCTTACCCGACGATGAGCGCCTTGTACGCGGCGCTGTCCCGCAAGGTCAAGTCGCAGCGGTATCAGATTCAGCAAGGCTTGCCGCTCGTCTCTGTCGGAGGACGCCCCGTCGACTTCCGCGCGCTCGTACAGCGTGGAGACGGCGGACAGTGGACCGTCACCTCGATTGTCGCTCGTATCGCCGGTCAAGACCATTTCGTGTCGAACCTGGCTCGCGGCGGCTCGCTGACGACCGTCAAGGATGCGCTGAAGCGTGCCCGCTCCATCTCTCCGTCGAGCGGTCTCCTCAAGCTGCGCCGCGCGGCGCTGCAGATCGCGAAGGGCGTCGAGAAGCAGATCGATGGACATTTTGCCGAGCTGGGCGTCGATCTGGCGCTAGATTCCGGAGGTCGGGTATGGCTGATCGAGGTCAACTCGAAGCCGTCCAAGGAGGACAATACGCCGCTGTCGGCAGAACGCAAAATTCGTCCATCCGTCAAGACCATCGTGCAATATTCCCGATACGCTGCCAAGTTCTAA
- a CDS encoding LysE family transporter gives MNVFLSYMMLGISLSAPIGPINAAQLDKGLKNGFWHAWIVGFGALLADVLYMLCVYFGVVHFLETPFMQTFLWLFGCFVLLYIGLESVLKAGDAASYQARGDETLTRSLLSGFLMALTNPLNILFWLGIYGSVLAKTASTFGMKELILYSLGIIAGILLWDIIMASIASTFRKVLTPRMLRFISIASGVSLIGFGLYFGFQAAKLLFG, from the coding sequence ATGAACGTCTTTCTCTCGTACATGATGCTGGGCATCTCCTTATCGGCGCCGATCGGGCCGATTAACGCCGCTCAGCTGGACAAGGGGCTGAAGAACGGCTTCTGGCATGCGTGGATCGTCGGCTTCGGTGCGCTGCTAGCTGATGTGCTGTACATGCTGTGCGTCTATTTCGGCGTTGTCCACTTTCTGGAGACGCCCTTCATGCAGACGTTTCTATGGCTGTTCGGCTGCTTCGTGCTGCTCTATATCGGCCTCGAAAGCGTGCTGAAGGCCGGGGACGCCGCTTCTTATCAAGCCCGAGGAGACGAGACGCTGACCCGTTCGCTGCTGTCCGGCTTCCTGATGGCGCTGACGAATCCGCTGAATATCCTATTCTGGCTCGGCATCTACGGCTCGGTGCTCGCGAAGACCGCGTCCACCTTCGGGATGAAGGAGCTCATCCTGTATTCGCTTGGCATCATCGCAGGTATTCTGCTGTGGGACATCATTATGGCCAGCATCGCGAGCACGTTCCGCAAGGTGCTGACGCCGCGCATGCTGCGCTTCATCTCGATCGCCTCGGGTGTGTCACTGATCGGCTTTGGACTTTACTTTGGTTTTCAAGCGGCCAAGCTTCTGTTCGGTTGA
- a CDS encoding amino acid permease: MEHSNQQHNVSADSGKAERRLEWWQLALLGVACTIGTGFFLGSAIGLTIGGPALIAAFVLAALGTYFVFDALARMTIADPQKGSFRTYAKNAYGRWAGFSCGWVYWLSELLIMGSQLTALSLFSRFWFPTMPMWMLALVYAVLGLGVILLGTKTFDRAENAFAVMKIAAIFMFIVLAALILFDVIGGTGHAPKTPASYLPNGTIALWSAFIYAFYAFGGIEVMGLMATRLKNPKDGPKAGKVMLLLLGIIYVVSIGLALVLVPFGSFQTKESPFVTALADPLLPWVPHVFNATFIIAGFSTMVASLFAVTTILVSLAEERDAPPFFAKTTKKKEKPLRAIAFTAGGLGLSVLMALLLPDNLYEFVTTAAGLMLLYNWMFILLSSGRLLEASTFGKVKRYTGILLLALAISGTLLHETTRPGFFISLLFVVVVGIVTLVMQRVWRKHGDAADAHADGKTEGAAPAWDVRPSSGGSIWSFEPDPAIFSTEQKLGRLKTKVKSKADQ; encoded by the coding sequence GTGGAGCATAGCAACCAACAGCACAACGTGAGCGCAGACAGCGGCAAGGCGGAGCGCAGGCTCGAATGGTGGCAGCTCGCCCTGCTTGGCGTCGCTTGTACGATCGGCACCGGCTTCTTCCTCGGCTCGGCGATTGGACTGACGATCGGTGGACCGGCGCTCATCGCCGCCTTCGTGCTCGCTGCGCTCGGGACGTACTTCGTCTTCGACGCACTCGCTCGTATGACGATCGCCGACCCGCAGAAGGGGTCGTTCCGCACGTACGCGAAGAACGCCTACGGTCGATGGGCGGGCTTCAGCTGCGGCTGGGTGTACTGGCTGTCGGAGCTGCTTATTATGGGAAGCCAGCTGACGGCGCTGTCGCTGTTCTCGCGCTTCTGGTTCCCGACTATGCCAATGTGGATGCTCGCACTTGTCTATGCTGTGCTTGGACTTGGGGTCATCCTGCTCGGGACGAAGACGTTCGACCGGGCAGAGAATGCATTCGCCGTCATGAAAATTGCGGCCATCTTCATGTTCATCGTGCTTGCCGCGCTCATTCTGTTCGATGTCATTGGTGGCACGGGACATGCGCCGAAGACGCCTGCCTCCTATCTGCCTAACGGAACGATAGCGCTATGGTCGGCCTTCATCTACGCCTTCTATGCCTTCGGCGGCATCGAGGTGATGGGCTTGATGGCGACGCGGCTGAAGAACCCGAAGGACGGCCCGAAGGCGGGCAAGGTGATGCTGCTGCTCCTCGGCATCATCTATGTCGTCTCCATCGGACTCGCCCTCGTGCTCGTGCCGTTCGGCTCGTTCCAGACGAAGGAGAGCCCGTTCGTGACCGCGCTAGCCGATCCGCTGCTGCCGTGGGTGCCGCACGTATTCAACGCTACCTTCATTATCGCGGGCTTCTCGACGATGGTCGCGTCGCTATTCGCGGTGACGACGATACTCGTCTCGCTTGCGGAGGAGCGGGACGCTCCGCCGTTTTTTGCCAAGACGACGAAGAAGAAGGAGAAGCCGCTGCGTGCGATCGCGTTCACAGCCGGGGGGCTCGGGCTATCGGTCCTCATGGCGCTGCTGCTGCCGGATAACCTGTATGAATTCGTCACGACCGCGGCCGGCTTGATGCTGCTCTATAATTGGATGTTCATCCTGCTCTCCTCCGGTCGCTTGCTGGAGGCATCGACGTTCGGCAAGGTGAAGCGCTATACGGGCATCCTGCTGCTTGCCCTCGCAATCAGCGGCACGCTGCTGCACGAGACGACGCGGCCCGGCTTCTTCATCAGCCTGCTGTTCGTCGTCGTGGTTGGCATCGTCACGCTTGTGATGCAGCGCGTCTGGCGTAAGCACGGGGATGCCGCCGATGCTCATGCCGATGGCAAGACGGAAGGCGCTGCACCAGCGTGGGATGTGCGCCCGTCAAGCGGCGGCTCCATCTGGAGCTTCGAGCCGGACCCTGCCATTTTCTCAACCGAACAGAAGCTTGGCCGCTTGAAAACCAAAGTAAAGTCCAAAGCCGATCAGTGA
- a CDS encoding acyltransferase, translated as MSNSTSSVSPIWQPKVPELQLVRAIAIVAVLVIHATADATVELQTGSGSQAMYVLINKLHNFAVPVFILLSGLVLFYRYKDDFGSRQAVSFYTKRLKLIVIPYLVWSLFYYLYNQWIYDRSNVRFDASAFAELLPWADASYHLYFMIIIVQFYVLFPLLMGLCHKYAWIGRHLIWLGLIVHAAFYVYHDMVRPVDHMASLCLNYFSMFTLGGWIGLHYEQVTVWLKRRLGLVLACTAACGLSFAILFVLDDRKLFSMSAYTFQALFFGYAGLAALTFIRLGQWIVSHQPRVSAALQALGAASFGIYLVHPAVLTYYKVHVESPSSMLLYHGYVAGGLLVSLAVPWLLSYVYGKVVQPARQAKKASPATMSG; from the coding sequence ATGAGCAACAGCACTTCTTCAGTCAGTCCTATATGGCAGCCTAAGGTACCTGAGCTTCAGCTTGTACGCGCAATCGCTATTGTTGCGGTCCTTGTTATTCATGCAACAGCAGATGCGACCGTAGAGCTGCAGACTGGCAGCGGCTCACAGGCGATGTATGTCCTGATCAACAAGCTTCACAATTTTGCAGTGCCGGTCTTTATTTTGCTGAGCGGACTTGTCCTGTTCTACAGATATAAGGATGATTTCGGGAGCAGGCAGGCGGTCAGTTTTTATACGAAAAGATTAAAGCTAATCGTCATCCCTTACTTAGTCTGGTCCTTATTCTACTACCTATATAATCAATGGATCTATGACCGCAGTAATGTGCGCTTCGACGCTTCGGCATTCGCGGAGCTGCTGCCGTGGGCGGACGCGTCGTACCATCTGTACTTCATGATCATTATCGTGCAGTTCTACGTGCTGTTCCCGCTGCTGATGGGGCTATGCCACAAGTATGCGTGGATCGGGCGCCACCTCATCTGGCTCGGTCTAATCGTTCATGCGGCGTTCTACGTATACCACGATATGGTGCGTCCTGTAGACCACATGGCATCGCTATGCTTGAACTACTTCAGCATGTTCACGTTGGGCGGCTGGATCGGTCTTCACTATGAGCAGGTAACCGTATGGCTGAAGCGGAGGCTGGGACTGGTGCTTGCTTGCACAGCGGCTTGCGGTCTTAGCTTCGCGATCTTGTTCGTGCTAGACGATCGTAAGCTGTTCAGCATGTCCGCCTATACGTTCCAGGCGCTGTTCTTCGGCTATGCAGGACTTGCCGCCCTGACGTTCATTCGTCTCGGTCAATGGATCGTCAGCCATCAGCCGCGCGTATCCGCCGCTCTGCAGGCGCTAGGCGCCGCCTCGTTCGGCATCTATCTGGTGCATCCGGCTGTGTTGACGTATTACAAGGTGCATGTGGAGTCGCCTAGCTCGATGCTGCTCTATCATGGCTATGTGGCTGGCGGGTTGTTGGTCAGTCTGGCTGTGCCATGGCTGCTCTCGTACGTCTATGGCAAGGTGGTGCAGCCTGCACGTCAGGCGAAGAAGGCTAGCCCTGCGACGATGTCAGGCTGA
- a CDS encoding DRTGG domain-containing protein: MDELSPLGADAATKHELILRYIESLKIGSKISVRKIAEKLGVSEGTAYRAIKEADQNGLVATKERVGTVRVEKKLRDQLDKLTFAEVVNMVDGEVLGGRSGLSKSLHKFVIGAMEQDAMLRYIDPGSLLIIGNRNEAHSSALEQGAGVLITGGFGTSEEVRKQADELELPIISSSYDTFTVASMINRAIYDRLIKKKILLIEDILPKPMKLYVLKGNHTMEDWKRLNVETGLSRFPVVDEWNRVIGMLTSRDLIGASPGQTIDKLMTRNPVTALVSTSVASAAHLMVWEGIELLPIVDGARKIVGCISRQDVLKAMQHVQRQPQHGETFEDLIWSGFAEERDGAGQPVYRGSITPQMINRLGTVSEGVLAILMTQSAYHAMQVVKKSDIVLDNMASYFVKPVQIDSVIEVRPRIIEVSRKFGKLDVEMYHNGSLVAKAMMTAQVIEPA, encoded by the coding sequence ATGGACGAGCTGAGTCCGCTTGGGGCCGATGCGGCAACGAAGCATGAGCTTATACTTCGATATATTGAGAGTCTAAAGATCGGCAGCAAGATCTCTGTGCGTAAAATTGCGGAGAAGCTGGGGGTCAGCGAGGGGACGGCGTACCGGGCGATCAAGGAGGCCGATCAGAACGGTCTTGTCGCCACGAAGGAACGGGTTGGGACAGTACGAGTCGAGAAGAAGCTTCGCGATCAGCTTGACAAGCTGACGTTCGCCGAGGTCGTCAACATGGTCGACGGGGAAGTGCTCGGCGGCCGGAGCGGCCTGTCCAAGTCGCTGCACAAGTTCGTCATCGGCGCGATGGAGCAGGATGCGATGCTGCGCTATATCGATCCAGGCAGTCTGCTCATCATTGGCAACCGGAACGAGGCGCATTCGAGCGCGCTGGAGCAAGGAGCAGGCGTGCTCATAACGGGTGGCTTCGGAACGAGCGAGGAGGTGCGCAAGCAGGCTGACGAGCTAGAGCTGCCGATCATCTCGAGCAGCTACGACACGTTCACGGTAGCTTCGATGATTAACAGGGCGATCTATGACCGTCTCATTAAGAAAAAAATATTGCTCATCGAGGACATCCTCCCGAAGCCGATGAAGCTGTACGTACTCAAGGGCAATCATACGATGGAGGATTGGAAGCGGCTCAATGTGGAGACGGGTCTCAGCCGATTCCCCGTCGTCGACGAGTGGAACCGCGTCATCGGCATGCTGACGTCGCGCGACTTGATCGGCGCCTCGCCCGGGCAGACGATCGACAAGCTGATGACGCGTAATCCGGTGACGGCGCTCGTCAGCACGTCCGTCGCATCAGCGGCGCACCTGATGGTATGGGAGGGCATCGAGCTGCTGCCGATCGTCGACGGCGCGCGCAAGATCGTCGGCTGTATCAGCCGTCAGGATGTGCTGAAGGCGATGCAGCATGTGCAGCGGCAGCCGCAGCACGGCGAGACGTTCGAGGACTTGATCTGGTCGGGCTTCGCCGAGGAGAGGGATGGGGCAGGGCAGCCCGTGTATAGAGGCTCGATTACGCCTCAGATGATCAATCGACTCGGCACCGTATCCGAGGGAGTGCTGGCGATTCTGATGACACAGTCGGCCTACCACGCGATGCAGGTGGTGAAGAAGTCGGACATCGTGCTGGACAACATGGCCTCTTACTTTGTCAAGCCGGTGCAGATCGACAGCGTCATTGAGGTGCGCCCGCGCATCATCGAGGTGAGCCGCAAGTTCGGCAAGCTTGACGTGGAGATGTACCACAACGGCTCGCTCGTAGCCAAGGCGATGATGACCGCGCAGGTGATCGAGCCGGCTTGA
- a CDS encoding YtpI family protein, translated as MEKVQGVLSALIIVTVMISVYYSFRYRREREPRLRGLYASRMNIAMGLMLVVIAVSQLFFFTDTPLRRIFGTVCLIIGVYNLFAGLRNHGHYSRLQK; from the coding sequence ATGGAAAAGGTACAAGGGGTGCTCAGCGCCCTCATTATCGTGACGGTGATGATCTCCGTCTATTACAGCTTCCGCTACCGTCGGGAGCGCGAGCCTCGGCTGCGGGGGCTCTATGCGTCCAGAATGAACATCGCGATGGGACTGATGCTGGTCGTCATCGCTGTGTCGCAGCTGTTCTTCTTCACCGATACGCCTCTGCGCCGCATCTTCGGTACGGTCTGTCTCATCATCGGTGTGTACAACCTGTTCGCAGGACTGCGCAACCACGGTCATTACAGCCGCTTGCAGAAGTGA
- a CDS encoding YtrH family sporulation protein, translating to MAAFLSKCLLDFFVAFGVVFGGTMLAGICAVITLEPPVHKMMNVAEQIKIWAMVAAIGGTIDPIRAIETHFHYGHISPAIQQILYIVSAFIGAHMGTTLIQWICKGGTAA from the coding sequence ATGGCTGCATTTTTATCCAAATGCTTGCTTGATTTCTTCGTCGCGTTCGGCGTTGTGTTCGGAGGAACGATGCTCGCCGGCATCTGTGCCGTCATTACGCTCGAGCCGCCGGTGCACAAGATGATGAACGTCGCCGAGCAGATTAAAATATGGGCCATGGTTGCGGCCATCGGCGGTACGATCGATCCGATCCGCGCCATCGAGACTCACTTCCATTACGGCCACATCTCACCGGCGATCCAGCAAATTCTGTACATCGTCAGCGCCTTCATCGGCGCCCACATGGGCACGACGCTCATCCAATGGATCTGCAAGGGAGGGACGGCCGCTTGA